Below is a genomic region from Flavobacteriales bacterium.
GTATGACCAAAACTCTATTCAACCTCACACTTCTTCTCCTTCTATATTTTACCGCCAACGCTCAAGATGTCACCCTTTCGGGAGTGCTGACAGATGCTGAGTCTGGCGATGCGTTGGTCGGGGTCAGCGTGGTAACATCTGAAGGGAAGGGCGTTACAACCGACCTTGATGGAAAGTACAGCCTCAAACTTCCCAAGGGAATTCATAAGGTTACATATTCATTCATCGGCTATGAGCCGAAAGTGAAGGAGATCGATCTCAGTTCGGGTGCGCCCGTGACCAAGAATGTGAAACTGGAACTCAAATCGGAGCAGTTGGACATCGTGGTGGTGTCTGCCAGTCAGTATAAGAAAAGCATTGCTGAAGAGACCGTTTCGATGGAAGTGGTAAGTGCAGAACTGGTGCAGAATACGAACGCGACCGACCTTGGGCAGGCCATTAATAAAACGCCTGGCGTCACTATCCAGGACAGTCAGGTGAGTATCCGTGGCGGAAGCAGTTGGTCGTATGGTGTAGGAACGCGGACGGCCGTTTTGCAGGACGGTATCTCATTGATGAGCGCGGATCTGGGCGAACCGCAGATGCGGCAGGTACCGATGCAGAATGTGGAACAGATCGAGGTGATCAAAGGAGCCTCAAGTGTGGTTTACGGAAGCTCTGCCCTTAACGGAGTGGTGAATGTGATCACGGCCTGGCCAAAGAGCGAAAAACCGAAGACCAAGGTCACGGTTTACAATAGCATCTACGATAATCCGCCAGACCTGTACAGCAATGAGACATACACCAAAAAGGTAGATTCGGCCGGGGTGATGGTGGATACGATCATCCATTACCCGAAAGACACCTTGAAGTGGTGGGATGGCGGCAATGTGAGAGGTGCGGCAGGCATGAATTTCAACCATGAACGGAAGATCAAGAACGTGGATTTCGTGTTGGGTGGAGTTTTTCTGCACGACCGCAGTTATCTGAGCTACGCGGATCAGCTTCGTGGCGGACTCAATTTCAAGACAAGAATCCACAACAAGCGTGTACCCGGATTGAACTACGGCATCAACGGGAACTTCGTGTTTGAGCATTCTGGTCGATTCTTCTTGTCTGCTAATCCGAACGAGGGCGCTCTGAGGTCCGCAATTCCAAGCTATGACCGCTATTTCAGGGCCAATATCGACCCCCATTTTCATTACCAGAATGAGAAAGGGTTCAAGCACGCCATCATTGCGCGTTACATGTACATCATGCGCATTTCAAAGAATCCGGCAACAACACCACACGCCATTTCCAACCAGTTGATGGTGAAGTACCAGTTTCAGAAACTGTGGAAGAAATGGTCCATTACATCGGGGTTGCCGTTCACGATGGGGCTTTCTTCCAGCAACCTCTATCCGGGCCTTCGGGTTTCGTACTCAGGAGCTGTTTACGCCCAAGGCGAATTCAAAACCGAGCGTTTGAGTGCCGTAGCAGGGGTGCGGTACGAGATAATCGGGGTTGGTGATTACACGGAAACGGGATCTCCGGTTTTCCGTACGGGACTCAATTATCGGTTCGGTGCCGGAACCTTCGTTCGTGCATCATGGGGTCAGTCATACCGTATACCGACCATTGCCGAACGCTACGTGAGTGACGACCTGAACCCGCAGGTCAGGGTCATTCCAAACCCGACATTGGTTGCGGAAAAGGGGATGAGTGCGGAATTGGGAGTAAAACAGTTATTGGCCGTCAGCAAGTGGAAGGCTTACATTGATTTTGCATACTTCTATCAGCAGTACAAGAATCTGGTACAATACGGGTTTGTCAGTCAAGGAACGCGGCCCGATCTTTTTGTGGGTCTTCCTTCAAGTTATCTCATTGGGCTTTACCCGCAGAATGTGAGTAACGCATTGGTTACCGGGTACGAGGTAGGGTTTGCCAGCCGAGGTTCTATCGGGCCTATTGGCGTTACGGCCCTGATAGGATACACGT
It encodes:
- a CDS encoding TonB-dependent receptor; this encodes MTKTLFNLTLLLLLYFTANAQDVTLSGVLTDAESGDALVGVSVVTSEGKGVTTDLDGKYSLKLPKGIHKVTYSFIGYEPKVKEIDLSSGAPVTKNVKLELKSEQLDIVVVSASQYKKSIAEETVSMEVVSAELVQNTNATDLGQAINKTPGVTIQDSQVSIRGGSSWSYGVGTRTAVLQDGISLMSADLGEPQMRQVPMQNVEQIEVIKGASSVVYGSSALNGVVNVITAWPKSEKPKTKVTVYNSIYDNPPDLYSNETYTKKVDSAGVMVDTIIHYPKDTLKWWDGGNVRGAAGMNFNHERKIKNVDFVLGGVFLHDRSYLSYADQLRGGLNFKTRIHNKRVPGLNYGINGNFVFEHSGRFFLSANPNEGALRSAIPSYDRYFRANIDPHFHYQNEKGFKHAIIARYMYIMRISKNPATTPHAISNQLMVKYQFQKLWKKWSITSGLPFTMGLSSSNLYPGLRVSYSGAVYAQGEFKTERLSAVAGVRYEIIGVGDYTETGSPVFRTGLNYRFGAGTFVRASWGQSYRIPTIAERYVSDDLNPQVRVIPNPTLVAEKGMSAELGVKQLLAVSKWKAYIDFAYFYQQYKNLVQYGFVSQGTRPDLFVGLPSSYLIGLYPQNVSNALVTGYEVGFASRGSIGPIGVTALIGYTYNYPVNLDSAKNYSAGDYLGEFFKNMGHRLQPDEAATQRLLKLRPRHLVKGDIQLDYKKFSTGVTIIYGSYPENIPLTETTAVDFISGEFGAMARYNKAHEKGDFVANVRASYQLFEKLKVAFIINNVGNHIYSFRPSKPEPLRNFVLQLTATF